In Bradyrhizobium symbiodeficiens, the genomic stretch TCAGCGTCGCATCGATCAATTCGCGCGGCGTCATCTCGAAACCCGGATGCCTCGCGCCAAGGCGCGGCGCCAGCGCCTGCAACACCTGATGGTTGGAGCGGCATTCGCCGGGCGGGTCGATCAGCTTCGGCCCGACCGAGATGTGCTGGTGGCCGCCGCCGTAATAGAGATCGTCGTGCTCCATGAACATGGTCGCCGGCAGCACGATGTCCGCCATTTGCGCCGTCTCGGTCATGAACTGCTCGTGCACCGCGACGAACAGATCCTCGCGCGCAAAACCCTGCCGGACCAGCGCCTGCTCCGGCGCCACCGTCATCGGATTGGTGTTCTGGATCAGCATCGCCTTGACCGGGCCTTTGCCATGCAGGGCCTCGGCATCGCCGGTGAGGATACGGCCGATCTGGGATTGGTCGAGCGCGCGGATGCTCGGGTCGATCGCGTCGTGACCTTCGATGATGGATTCGTTGAAGTGCCACAGCGCGTAATTGTTGAAGAAGGCGCCGCCGCCTTCATACTGCCAGGCGCCGGTCACCGCGGGAATGCAATTGGCCGCGTGCATCTGCGTGGCGCCATTGCGGCTCCGCGTAAAGCCGTAGCCGAAGCGGAAGAAGGTGCGCTTGGTCTCGCCGACCGCGTTGGCAAAGGCCTCGATCTCGGAAACCGGTACGCCGCAAATCGCGGACGCCCATTCCGGCGTGCGCGTCGTCAGATGCGCCTCGAGCTCGGCGGGGCAGTCGGTGTACTTGTCCATGTAGGCGCGGTCGGCATAGCCGTCACGGAACAGGACGTGCATGACGCCGCAGGCGAAGGCGCCGTCGGTGCCGGGCCGCAGGACGATCTTGATGTCGGCCTGCTTCATGGTGTCGTTGTCGTAGATATCGATCGCCGCGATTTTCGCGCCGCGCTCCTTGCGGGCGCGGGAGGCGTGCGTCATCACGTTGACCTGGGTGTTGACGGGATTGGTGCCCCAGATCACGACGAGGTCGGACAGCGCCATCTCGCGCGGATCGGCGCCGGCGATCTTGCCGGTGCCGATCGCGAACCCGATGCGCGCGACATTGGCGCAGATCGTCTGATAGAAGCGCGAATACTTCTTCACATGCGTGAGGCGGTTGAGGCCGTCGCGCATCACGAGGCCCATGGTGCCGGCGTAGTAATAGGGCCAGATCGATTCCGCGCCGAATTCGCGCTCGGCCTGATTGAAGCGATGCCCGATCTCGTCCAGCGCCTCGTCCCAAGAGATCCGCGCGAATTGCCCGGAGCCCTTCGCGCCCGTTCGGCGCATCGGAAATGTGACCCGTTCGGGATGATGGATGCGCTCGGCGTAGCGGGCGACCTTGGCGCAGACCACGCCGGCCGTATAGGTCTGCTTTTTCGAACCTCGGACACGGCCGATGCTGCGGCCTTCGACCACCTCGACATCGAGGGCACAGGCCGATGGGCAATCATGCGGACAGGTCGAATGGCGGATTTCGATCTTGCTTTCGATCTTGGCGTGCTGGTTCATGTCTCAGTTCGTAACACCAAAATACCGGCCAGCCGAGCGCATTTATCCGGCACGGCCCATGCGATTTGCTCAAACCGCACGCGCCGCCGGTTCCTGCTGCAAGCGCGAAATAGGGACCAGCCACACCGAAAGCCACCCGGTATTGCCAGCCCTGTCGCCGTTGTGAGGCGTCGACAGTCCGCATTCCCTGCCGCTACAGTGCCGGCCAACAAAAACGATATCAGGGAGGTGGGTATGATCGCTCGAAGATCCGTGCTGGCTTTGGCGGCCGGCCTGCTTGCCGTAGTCTCCGCAGCCCCCTCCTTTGCACAGGATTATCCCAGCCACGCCGTCCGGATCGTCGTCCCGTTCGGGGCCGGCGGCCCGGCCGACGTCGCGGCCCGGCTGATCGGCAATGTGCTGCAGGACAGTTTTGGTCAGCCTTTCGTGGTCGAGAACCGCACCGGTGCCGGTGGTGTCATCGGCACGATCGAGGCGGCGAAATCGCCGGCCGACGGCTACACGCTGCTGATGATGTCCAACACCCAGACCGCCAACGAAACGCTGCTGACGGCGGACAAGCGCAAATACGAGCTGATGCGCGACCTCGCGCCGATCGCGCCGGTGAATTATTCCGATCTCGTCATCGTGGTGAACCCGCAAGTGCCGGTGAAGACGCTGGCCGAGTTCATCGCGCTCGCCAAGGCGCAGCCGGGCAAGCTGAACTACGCCTCCTCCGGTCAGGGCACGCCCTACCACATGGCCGGCGAACTGTTCAAAGCCATGGCCGGTATCGATGTCGTCCACGTTCCCTATCGCAACAGCGGCGAGGCGCGCAGTGGCGTGATCGGCGGACAGGTGCAGATGATGATCGACGCGGTGCCGGCGATGGCGCCGAACATCGGCGAGAACCAGGTGCGCGCGCTCGCCACAACCGGCAAGCAGCGCTCTACCGTTCTGCCGAACGTGCCGACCGCGATCGAAGCGGGCGTTCCCGCCTATGAGGCGACGATCTGGCTGGGCCTGATGGCACCGGCCGGCACGCCAAAGCCGGTCATCGACAAGCTCAATGCCGCCGTCAACGCAATGGTGAAGCGGCCCGACATCGTCAAGCTCTGGACAGAACAGGGCGCCGTGCCCATGTCGATGACGCCGGAGGAATTCGAAAAATTCCTGCGCGGCGACATCGAGAAATGGGCCGACGTCGTCAAGAAGTTCGACAAGTCCTGAGGCCGTATTGGAAATGCCAGCCATTCAATTTCAGCTCAACGGCGCAGCCACGGCCGTGGATGCCGATCCCGATCAGACGCTGCTCGACGTGCTGCGCGGCCGGCTCGGTGTCACCGGGGCGCATTTCGGCTGCGGTGCCGGCGAGTGCGGCGCCTGTTACGTCATGGTCGACGATCGCGCCATGGCGTCCTGCGACATGCCGATGTGGTCGGTCGCGGACAAGGACGTCGTCACGGTGGAAGGCCTCGGCACGGCGGGCGCACCGCATCCGTTGCAACGCGCCTTCATCGCCGAACAGGCGATGCAATGCGGTTATTGCGTATCAGGAATCCTGATCAGCGCGGCGGCGCTGCTGAAGCGCAATCCGTCCCCGACGGAGGCGGAGGTCAGGGCGGCACTGGATCGCAATCTGTGCCGCTGCGGGTCGCACAACCGCATGGTCCGCGCCGTCCTGCGTGCGGCCGCAGAGATGGCGGCATCATGAGCACGTTGTCCCCTGCCCCGAAGCTGCCGGTCAGCCTCGTGGCCAATCCCAAGCTGTCGTCTTGGGTGGGATTCACCGATGACGGCCGCGTGGCGATCTCGCCCGGCAAGGTCGAGATCGGCCAGGGCATCGTCACGGCGCTGGCGCAGATCGCCGCGGACGAACTCGATGTCGAAATCGTCAGGATCGAGATGATCCGCGCCTCGACGGCGACCAGCCCAAACGAAGGCGTTACCTCGGGCAGCCTCTCGATCCAGCAGTCCGGCCGCGCGCTGCGCCAGGTCTGCGCGGAGGTGCGCCAGCGCTTCCTTGCCGTCGCCTCAGAACGCTTTGGAATCGATGCCTCGCGGCTCAATATCGATGACGGCACCATCTCTGGCCCCGGCAATGTCAGGACAAGTTATTGGGAGCTGATGGACGAGGTCTCGCTCGACCACGACGCCACCGCAGGCCCGACAGCGAAGAGTGCCGCCAGCCGTATCATCGCCGGACATTCGGTCCAGCGCGTCGACATTCCCGACAAGGTGTTTGCGCGGCCGCGTTTCATCCACGACCTCGCTCTGCCGGGATTGGCACACGGACGCGTGCTGCGGCCGGATCTCTCGGGCGCCAGATTGATCGCACTCGATGAGGCGGCTGCGCGCGCGGTCCCCGGCCTCGTTGCGATCGTCCGCGACGGCGGCTTTGCCGGCGTGGTTGCCGACAACGAGGCGGCGGCGGAAGCCGGACTCAAAGCGCTGCGCAAGGGCGCGACATGGTCGGTCGGCGAGCCGCTGCCCGACGAAGACGATCTGGCGGGTTTTTTGAAGAGCCAGCCGATCGAGACCACCATTATCGATACCAGGATGGCGGAGCCGGCCCGCAATCCCACCCAAACGCTCCGCCGGCAATACACCCGCCCCTACATCGCGCATGCCTCGATCGCGCCGTCTTGCGCCGTGGCGCAATGGGACGGCGATCGTGTCCACGTCTGGACGCACAGCCAGGGCGTCTACCTGCTGCGCGCCGATCTCGCGATTGTGCTGACGCTGCCGGAAGACCACATCGTCGTCGAGCACATCGAGGGCGCCGGCTGCTACGGACACAATGCGGCCGACGACGTCGCGCTCGATGCCGTGTTGCTGGCGAAAGCGGCCAGCGGACGCCCGGTCCGCGTGCAGTGGTCACGCCACGACGAGATGTCTCACGCGCCGTTCGGCGCGGCGATGGCCGTCGAGATCGAGGCCGATCTCGACGTGGACCACGAGATCGTCGGCTGGCGCCACGCGATCTGGAGCAACGGCCATGCGGCACGGCCCGGACGCGCAGCAAAGCCCGCGCTGCTGGCGGCGAGTGAGATCGCAAATCCCTATCCCCGCATGGTCTCGACCAACCCGCCGGCTGCGAATGGCGGTGGCGGCGATCGCAACTCCGTCCCGCTCTATGACTTCCCGGCCTGGACCATCACGAGCCACCGGCTGCTGACCATGCCGGTACGGACCTCGGCGCTGCGGACGCTGGGCGGACAAGGCAACGTGTTCGCCATCGAATCCCTGCTCGACGAGATCGCAGCGCTGCGCGGTGAAGACCCGATCGCATTCCGCTTGCGGCACCTGCGCGACGAACGGGCGCGCGATGTCATCAGCGCTGCGGCGCGACGTGCGCAGTGGAAGCCGCAGAAACAGCCCGGCATCGGCCACGGCGTCGGCTTTGCCCGCTATAAGAACACGGGGGCCTATTGCGCCGCGATTGCCGAGATCGAGGGCACCGACGACATCCGCGTGAGGCGGCTGACGCTGGCCGTCGATGTCGGCGAGGCCATCAACCCGGACGGCGTCGTCAACCAGATCGAGGGCGGCGCAATCCAGGCGACCAGCTGGGTGCTGAAGGAACGCGTCCGCTTCGACCGGTCGCGCATCACATCCACCTCATGGACCGACTATCCGATCCTGACCTTCAGCGAGGTGCCGGCCGTGGATGTCGAGATCATTCAGCGGCCGGAGATCGAGCCGGTCGGCGCCGGTGAGGCCGCACACGGCCCGGTGACGGCGGCGATCGCCAATGCGGTCTACGATTGCCTCGGCGTGCGCGTGCGCGACCTGCCGATCACGCGGGACAGGATCATTGGAGCGATGGAGCGTGCGCCTTGAAGACAGTGACCATCTTGAGCGGCGGCGCGGCGCAAGGTCTGGTGCGCGGGCTCGGCGACGCCTTCAAGGCGCAGACCGGCCTCGGCATCGATGGCGAATTCGGCGCAGTCGGCATCATGGCCGACAAGCTGCGCGCGAGGACACTGGCCGATCTCGTGATCCTGACGCAGGCGCTGCTTGCGAAGCTTGCCGAAGAGAAGCTCGTCGTCCCCTTCTCGATCACGGATGTCGGCCGGGTCGAGACCGCGCTGGCTGTCCGCAGCCGCGATCCCAAGGTGATGGTGAAGACCCAGGGAGATCTGCGCGAGGTGCTGCGCAGTGCCGATGCCATCTACGTCCCCGACACCAAGGCCTCGACCGCCGGCCAGCATTTCGCAAAAGTGCTGGACCAACTCGGCATCGCCTATGAAGTCGCCTCGCGCCTCAAGATATTTCCGAACGGTGCAACGGCGATGCGGGAACTCGCGGCATCGACGGCGGCAAGACCGATCGGATGCACGCAGGCGACCGAGATCATCGCGACAGACGGCATTGAACTGTCAGGGGCGCTGCCGCCCGGCTGCGAACTCCTGACGATGTATACGGCCGGCGTGACCGCGAGCGCAGCGCATCCGAAGGAAGCGGCCGCGCTGATCGCGTTGCTGACCGACGCAGATCATAAGGATCTGCGCCAGCGCGCTGGCTTCACCGGCTAGATGCCGATGAGGCCCTATTTGTGCAGCTGGGTGAGACCGGTCGGCGGACCGTCGACGGCGGTCCAGCCGCCGTCGACGAACAGCGTGCTGCCGCTGACATAGCTCGCGGCGTCCGAGGCGAGATAGGCCACGGCGGTCGCGACCTCGTCGGCGCTGCTCCAGCGGTTGAACACGGTGTGGCCGGCGTAGAGATTGTAGATGTCGGGCCGCTGCTTGAACGGACCGGTCAGCGCGGTCTCGGCGATGCTCGGCGCGATCGCATTGACGCGCACGCCGGCATGGCCGACCTCGGAGGCAAAGCCCTTCACCAGCAGGCCGATTGCCGCCTTGGTGGAGCCGTAGACGCCGAGGCCCGGCTCGATGGTGACCGCGCGCACCGACGAGCAGGCGATGATGCTGCCGCCCCTTTGCGCGACCATGATGCGGCCGAAAGCCTGGAAGAACCACACCGTGCCCTTGACGTTGAGGTTGAGGACGCGGTCGAGATCCTCCTCGGTGTAGTCGAGGATGGTCTTGCGGATGTTGAGCCCGGGCGTCGTCACGGCGATGTCGAGCCGGGGAAATTTCTGCATCACCGTTTTGGCCAGCGCATTGACGTCCGCAGCGCTCGCGGCGTCACAGCCGGCTGCTTCCGCCCAGCCGCCCTTGTCGCGAATGCCGGCGGCGGTTGCCTCCGCGGCGTCAAGCGCGCGATCGGCGCAGACGATTCGGGCCCCGAGCCCAGCCAGCGCCTCGGCCGACGATTTACCGATGCCGGATGCGGCGCCGAGCACCACGGCCGTCTTGCCGGTGAGATCAAAGAGCTTGCGATAGTCAGTCACTGATGGCTTCTCCTGTAGCTGCTAGCCCTTGTAACCCATCAGCAGGCGCGGCAGCCACAGCGAGAATGCGGGGACGTAAGTCACGAACATCAGGGCTGCGATCAGCGCGGTGTAGAACGGCAGGATGGTGCGCATCACCGCGCCCACCGAGATTCCGCCGATGGCGCAGCCTACGAACTGGGTGGTTCCGACCGGCGGGGTGTTGAGCCCGAGGGCACAGTTGATCAGCATCAGCATGCCGAACTGCACCGGATCCATGCCCGCCTTCATCGCGATCGGCAGGAAGATCGGCGTGCAGATCAGGATCGTCGCCGCCATGTCCATGAAGGTGCCGAGCACGAACAGGATGACGTTGATGAGCAGGAAGATGACCCAGGGCTGCGTCGAGACCTTGCCCATCAAGTTGCCGGCGAGATCAGCCACCTCGTAGAGCCCCATCAGATACTGGAACATGGTGGAGACGCCGATCAACAGCAGCACCACGCCCGTCGTCTTCACCGCCTTGGCGGCGGCATGCAGGAAGTTGCTCCAGGTCATGGTGCGGTAGATGAAGAACGTCAGCAGCATCGTATAGGTGACCGCGACGGCTGCGGATTCAGTTGCCGTGAAGACCCCGGACAGGATGCCCGTCAGGATGATGCCGACGATCAGAAGGCCGGGCAGGGCCGCCGCGAGCGAGCGGAAAACCTCGGCCCAGCCCGGAAACTTGCCGGCCGGATAGCCTCGCTTCACCGCAACGCCGTAAGCGGCGACCAGCATGCACGCCATCAGCACGATCGCCGGCAAAAGGCCGGCGGCGATCAGCGCGCCGATCGAGACCTTGCCGCCGGCGGCCAGGGCATAAATGATCATGTTGTGGCTGGTCGGCATCAGGGCGCCCACCAGCGAGGCATGGGTTGTGACGTTGACGGCGTAGTCGGTGTCGAACCCCTCCTTTTTCATCATCGGGATCATCACCGCGCCCATCGCCGACACGTCGGCCACGGGCGAGCCGGAGACGCCGCCGAACAGCGTGCAGGCGACCACGTTCGACATGCCGAGCCCGCCGCGGATGTGCCCGACGAGATTCTTGGCGAGCTGCACGATCTTGTCGGCGACGCCGCCATGCAGCATCAGCTCACCGCTGAAGACGAAGAACGGGATGGCAAGGAACGAGAAGATGTTCATTCCCGACATCATCTGCTGGAAGATGACGGCGACCGGCAGACCCTCGTAGAGGATGGTGCAGATCGCCGAGAGGCCGATCGCGAAGGCGACGGGGACGCCGAGGATCAGAAAGCCGAAGAAGGAAGCCCCGAGAATGATCAGTTCCATGAGGGAACAACCTCTTCGCCGCGCAGCACAGCAATGATGTGCTCGATTGAAAAGGAGACGATCAGGACGCCGGAGGCGATCAACGGGACGTAGCGGACGACCTCGGGAAGGCCGAGATTGGGGATCTTCACGGTCCCGACGGATGCGCCGAGAATCCAGCCGTTATAGGCCATCGCGACGCCAAACGCGGCCACCAGGACGTGGATGATGAGCTCGATTTTCTCTCGCGCGTGATCGGGCAGCATCACCAGCAGGCTGTCCATGCCGATGTGTCCGGCATCGCGTACGCCGACGGCGGCGCCGATCAGCGTGACATACAGGATGAGAACCAGCGCAAGGTTCTCCGTCCAGGTCGGGCTCGAATTGAGCACGTACCGGCCGAACACCTGGTAGAATACGACGGTGACGATGAGGAGCAGTCCGCTCACGGACAGATACATGCCCGCACGCGCGACGACGGCATTGACGCTTGACAGCAAGCCGGTCGCCGGGCGTGCGGCGGCGACCGCCCCCTGCTCGTGGTCTGCGACGTGTGGATCTGTCATTCCCGCGACTCCTTGCGAGCGGCCCGGTGCCGCCTCCGTGGCGACGCCGGACCCGACGCCGTGGTCCTACTTCGTGTCCTGGATACGCTTGACGAGGCACTGCAGCTTCTCGTCGCCGGCGAACTTCTGATACACCGGCTTCATCGCGTCGACGAACTCCTGCTTGTTGGCGATCGTGACGACCTGAACGCCGGCGGCCTCGACCGTCTTGCGGGACGCCTGCTCGCGCTCGTCCCAGAGCTTGCGCATGACCGGCACCGATTCCTTGGCCGCTTTGCGGATGATGGCCTGATCCTCCTTGCTCAGCGTGTCCCAGACCTTCTTGGACATCACCAGAACTTCGGGCGCCAGGGAGTGCTCGGTGATGTTGTAGAACTTGGCGGCCTCGAAATGGCGCGACGACTCATAGGAGGGCCAGTTGTTCTCGGCGGCATCGACCAGGCCGGTCTTGAGCGCGGTATAGACCTCGCCATACGGCATCGGCGTCGGGTTGGCGCCAAGGCTCTGGATCATGCCGACCCACAAATCGGACTGCTGGACGCGAATCTTGAGGCCCTTCAGGTCCGCGAGCGACTTTACCGGCGCCTTGACGGTGTAAATGGACCGGGCCCCGCTATCGTAATAGGCAAGCCCGACCAATCCAGCGGGCTCCATGGCCGCCAGGATCTCATCGCCGATCGGCCCGTCGAGGACAGTGCGCATGTGCTGTGTGTCCCGGAAGACGAACGGCAGGCACAATGCGATGGTTTCCGGCACGAAATTATTGAGCGGCGACGCGTTGATCCGCATCATGTCGAGCGCGCCGATCTTGAGTTGCTCGATGGTGTCCTTTTCGGAGCCCAGGGCTCCGTTCGGAAACACCTTTACGCCGAGCTTGCCGCCGCTCGCCGTCGCGAGCTGCTTGCCCATGAACTTGACGGCCTCGACGGTCGGATAATCTGCGGGATGGATGTCGGCGGAGCGGAAGTCGCGTGCGGTCGCCAGTGGCGCTGAGAGCACCAATGCAACGGCTGCGGTGATACCGGTGAGTGTCTTCATCTGGGCTTCCTCCTGGTTGATTATGTCGTTGTCGGCAGGCTGCAGGCCGCCTTGGGTCGCCCCCCCTTCAGGTGTGAAGTCAAGCGCCAATGTCGTCCCTAGGGCGCGTGGCATTCCATGTCCAAGCCAAATCCGGCATTGATCGATGCAGCAGTTGCATCGATCAATCTGGCGCAATTCGCGCCATTGCGGAAGACGGCGGGACGGCTTGCGTCGCCAGTACATGACTTGACGCGACCAAGAGAGGCCCCTCAAGATGTCCGAAACAGCGGACTATCTCGAAGGAATACCCATGCCGCGGAAGCTGATCGATATCTCGGTCCCGCTCAGAAACGACGTGACGGCCGATCCGCCCGGCAATCACCCGACCATCCAGTACATCGATCACCAGCAGGGCCTGCCGCGCATGCTGCAGTTTTTCGACGGCCTCGAGGCGGAGGATTTGCCTGACGGACAGGGCTGGGCCGTCGAGCAGGTTTCGCTGTCGACCCATAACGGCACGCATCTCGATGCACCCTGGCACTTCCATCCGACCATGAACCGCGGCGAGCGGTCATGGACGATCGACGAGGTGCCGCTGGAATGGTGCCTCCAGCCCGGCGTGAAGCTCGACTTCCGGCATCTGCCCGACGGCTACGTGGCAAGCGCCGACGACATCGAGAAGGAGCTGAAGCGCATCGGGCACACGCTGTCGCCGCTGGAGATCGTGGTCGTCAACACCAGCGCCGGCGCCAAATTCGGTCAGGCCGACTACGTCAATTCCGGCTGCGGCATGGGCTATGAGGCCACCATGTATCTGCTCGAACGCGGCGTGCGGCTGACCGGCACCGACGGCTGGAGCTGGGACGCGCCGTTCTTCTACACCGCGAAGAAATACGCCGAAACAAAAGACGCCGGCCTGATCTGGGAGGGGCACAAGGCGGGACGGCACATCGGCTATTGCCATCTGGAGAAACTGCACAATCTCGACCAGCTGCCCTCGACCGGCTTCACCGTCTCATGCTTTCCGGTGAAGGTCGAACGCGCCTCGGCGGGCTGGACCCGCGCGGTCGCCATCATCGACAGTTAGGCAGACGCCGTCACCCGCCGTCTAGGCCGCTCTCGGCGAGTTCGCGCAGCGCGTCGGTATCGAGCACGACGATGGCGCCGTGCTCGAGGCGAACCCAGTTGCGGCCGGCCCAGGCGCGCAATTGCTTGTTGATGCTCTCGCGCGTCATCCCCACCATCTCGCTGATCTCCTGCTGCGTGATGGCGAGCGTGCCGCTGCCGGAGTCGAACTTGCGCTCCTCGGTGAGGCCGAGCAGTGCGCTCGCCAGCCGGCCCGGCAGATTCTGGAGGATGACCTGCTCGACCTGCTGGCTGGTCCAGCGCAGACGCGCGCAGAGCAGCTCGATGAATTTCATCGCCAGCGCCGGCTGGCTCTTCACGAACGGCAGGAAGTCCCGGCGATCGATGATGTATAGTTCGCAATTGGTGTTGGCGGTCGCATCGGCCGACCGGGGAGCGCCGTCGAGCACCGCGATCTCGCCGAAGATCTCGCCGGGACCGATCAGGTTGAGAATCGCGTTCCGCCCATCGGGCGACGAGGAGGAAATCTTCACTGTCCCCGTGATCACCGCGAACAGGTTGTTGCCGGGATCGCCCTTGGCAGCGATCGTCGCGCCGCGCTTCACGGTGGTGTGCTTGGCGTAGCGGCAGAGCTGATCAAGCGCTTCCGGCTCCAGATCCGCGAAGATCGGGTGCTTGCGCAGGACCGATAGTTTGTTGCCCGCCGACTGTCGGGGATCGCCGGTCTTGTCCTGAGGCACGCCGCGGGGCTCCTAAGACTACGAGGCACTGGGGTTCCTGCGTAGTCAACGTTATCAGGCTTTTCAACCGGAAAGCACACACGCGATTTGTGGCAAATGCCGTGAAAACGACGCGGTCACGCTGAAAGCTTGCATCCGAAGGATGCGTCGATGTGCTGGATCGATGCAGAGTTGCAGTCAACGCAAGCGCAATTGCGTTGAGGCGCTGGCCAACAACGAATGCGGCCGGACCAAGCGTTGGGCCAAACTGACCAGGGGCGCGGAAATTTCAGCGCTTGGAATCCGGATCGAGCCGGCGTGAGCTGGTTTGCCGGTCAGCCCAAGCCAAGGAAGCAGCAAATACGACGAAGATCGCGACGACGATAACAGTCACCAGCAGCGCGTCAGCAGGCATCATCCCCTCCCGGAAGTTTTGGGCATTATTTGCCGCAGCTGGCCGGCGTCATTGATCGAGATCAAAAACGTAAGGGGGCCGAACGAAATATCAGGCTGCGGCCATCGCCTCGGCACGGGCGGGATCCAGCAGGCTGATACCGCCGTGAATGATCTCGATCACGCCCTGACGCTCCAGCTTGGTGAAGGTGCGGCTGACGGTTTCGATGGTCAGGCCGAGATAGTCGGCGATGTCCTGACGGCTCATCGGAAGCGGAACCGTGTCGGACAACCCCTTGAGCGTGACCAGCCGCTCGCGCCAGCCGAGCAGAAAGGTCGCAACCTTCTCGTCGGCCGAGCGGCGGCCGAGCAGGACCATGTGATCGCGGGCCTGGCTCAGTTCACGGATGGCCAGTTCGTTGATCCGCTTGAGCAATTGCGGCCGGTCTTCGATGAAACGGCCGAAGGGCGCTTTGGCGAACTGACACACGGTCACGACGCCGATCGCATCGGCCGAAAAATTGTGCCGACCGGAGATGTTCATCCCCAGGAAATCGCCGGGCAAGGCAAAACCGACGATCTGCCGCCGGCCATCGGGCAGCAGCTTGTACAGCCGCATGACGCCTTCGAGGACGTTGTAGAACGAGGTCGTGATGTCCTCCTCGGAGAAGACGGTCTCGCCGGAGTCGAAATGAACGCGGCGTCCGAGATGCTCGAATTCCCTGAGTTCGGCCGTATTCAGCGACGAACAAACCGCCGCTCCGCGTACGGCACAATCGCTGCAAAAATGCCCGTTCGGCTCAATCGTGACCACGGAAGGCTTCATCCACCGCTCCCAGCGTCGGCCAGCTCCGCCCCCCGGGCCGAGTCCACCTCGCGGGTGCATTTTACTGCACTGCGCCAAAGCCAATTGACAGAGATCAAATTTGAGTGGCATCCCCGTCATATTCTGCTTCCAAAGTTCGACGGGATCACCTTTCCATGCTGCAAAGCGCCTTACGTCACGGCCTGATTGGGCTGCTTCTGATGACGCCTGCGCTGGCGGCTCCGACTGCCGAGCAGCGTGGCAAGGCCTTTGCGCGGGCCAATTGCGCAACTTGTCACGCGATCGACCGCGTCTCGCGTAGCCCGCGGGAGGGTGCGCCGCCGCTGCGCAATCTGCACCGGCGTTATCCGATCGAGACCCTTGGTGAGGCCCTGGCCGAAGGCATCTACACCGGCCACGCCGACATGCCGGCCTTCGAGCTCAGTCCGGACCAGATCCACGATCTTCTGTCCTACCTGAAGACGCTGGAATAGACGGCGTCACACCGCCTGCACGGTCCACCCGATCAGCTCCTTGGCGATGCGGGCAAAGGCCGCATCGAAGGCGGCGACCGCGGCGGCCGGCTCGACCTTGTCGAGCTTTTCGCTGCTCTCGACCAGTCGCGATGCCACCACCTTGCCGTTCTTGTCGACGATCCGCGCCGACAGTCCGATCTCGACCCGTGGCTCGCCCTCCGTGGCGATCCGGAAGCTGCGGATGTCGATCAGAAGCTGGTAATCCGCCTGACCGAGATCGCTCGTGCGCAGCGGAGCGTGGGCGATGTCGTAGTTTTCGAAGCTGTCGATCAGGCGCGCC encodes the following:
- a CDS encoding molybdopterin oxidoreductase family protein, which encodes MNQHAKIESKIEIRHSTCPHDCPSACALDVEVVEGRSIGRVRGSKKQTYTAGVVCAKVARYAERIHHPERVTFPMRRTGAKGSGQFARISWDEALDEIGHRFNQAEREFGAESIWPYYYAGTMGLVMRDGLNRLTHVKKYSRFYQTICANVARIGFAIGTGKIAGADPREMALSDLVVIWGTNPVNTQVNVMTHASRARKERGAKIAAIDIYDNDTMKQADIKIVLRPGTDGAFACGVMHVLFRDGYADRAYMDKYTDCPAELEAHLTTRTPEWASAICGVPVSEIEAFANAVGETKRTFFRFGYGFTRSRNGATQMHAANCIPAVTGAWQYEGGGAFFNNYALWHFNESIIEGHDAIDPSIRALDQSQIGRILTGDAEALHGKGPVKAMLIQNTNPMTVAPEQALVRQGFAREDLFVAVHEQFMTETAQMADIVLPATMFMEHDDLYYGGGHQHISVGPKLIDPPGECRSNHQVLQALAPRLGARHPGFEMTPRELIDATLKLSNHGDIAGLEADLWRDLQPDFRTSHYLDGFAHADGKFHFKADWAHPPFGVTMGDVDNMPELPDHWAVIEQADQAHPFRLATSPSRSFLNTTFNETPSSQAREGKASVMIHPLDAAALDIADGDAVTLGNTRGETTLVATLFDGVRRGVLIAESVHPNKNHIGGRGINMLTGAETVAPIGGAAFHDNKVWIKKALAV
- a CDS encoding Bug family tripartite tricarboxylate transporter substrate binding protein: MIARRSVLALAAGLLAVVSAAPSFAQDYPSHAVRIVVPFGAGGPADVAARLIGNVLQDSFGQPFVVENRTGAGGVIGTIEAAKSPADGYTLLMMSNTQTANETLLTADKRKYELMRDLAPIAPVNYSDLVIVVNPQVPVKTLAEFIALAKAQPGKLNYASSGQGTPYHMAGELFKAMAGIDVVHVPYRNSGEARSGVIGGQVQMMIDAVPAMAPNIGENQVRALATTGKQRSTVLPNVPTAIEAGVPAYEATIWLGLMAPAGTPKPVIDKLNAAVNAMVKRPDIVKLWTEQGAVPMSMTPEEFEKFLRGDIEKWADVVKKFDKS
- a CDS encoding (2Fe-2S)-binding protein yields the protein MPAIQFQLNGAATAVDADPDQTLLDVLRGRLGVTGAHFGCGAGECGACYVMVDDRAMASCDMPMWSVADKDVVTVEGLGTAGAPHPLQRAFIAEQAMQCGYCVSGILISAAALLKRNPSPTEAEVRAALDRNLCRCGSHNRMVRAVLRAAAEMAAS
- a CDS encoding xanthine dehydrogenase family protein molybdopterin-binding subunit codes for the protein MSTLSPAPKLPVSLVANPKLSSWVGFTDDGRVAISPGKVEIGQGIVTALAQIAADELDVEIVRIEMIRASTATSPNEGVTSGSLSIQQSGRALRQVCAEVRQRFLAVASERFGIDASRLNIDDGTISGPGNVRTSYWELMDEVSLDHDATAGPTAKSAASRIIAGHSVQRVDIPDKVFARPRFIHDLALPGLAHGRVLRPDLSGARLIALDEAAARAVPGLVAIVRDGGFAGVVADNEAAAEAGLKALRKGATWSVGEPLPDEDDLAGFLKSQPIETTIIDTRMAEPARNPTQTLRRQYTRPYIAHASIAPSCAVAQWDGDRVHVWTHSQGVYLLRADLAIVLTLPEDHIVVEHIEGAGCYGHNAADDVALDAVLLAKAASGRPVRVQWSRHDEMSHAPFGAAMAVEIEADLDVDHEIVGWRHAIWSNGHAARPGRAAKPALLAASEIANPYPRMVSTNPPAANGGGGDRNSVPLYDFPAWTITSHRLLTMPVRTSALRTLGGQGNVFAIESLLDEIAALRGEDPIAFRLRHLRDERARDVISAAARRAQWKPQKQPGIGHGVGFARYKNTGAYCAAIAEIEGTDDIRVRRLTLAVDVGEAINPDGVVNQIEGGAIQATSWVLKERVRFDRSRITSTSWTDYPILTFSEVPAVDVEIIQRPEIEPVGAGEAAHGPVTAAIANAVYDCLGVRVRDLPITRDRIIGAMERAP
- a CDS encoding molybdate ABC transporter substrate-binding protein codes for the protein MKTVTILSGGAAQGLVRGLGDAFKAQTGLGIDGEFGAVGIMADKLRARTLADLVILTQALLAKLAEEKLVVPFSITDVGRVETALAVRSRDPKVMVKTQGDLREVLRSADAIYVPDTKASTAGQHFAKVLDQLGIAYEVASRLKIFPNGATAMRELAASTAARPIGCTQATEIIATDGIELSGALPPGCELLTMYTAGVTASAAHPKEAAALIALLTDADHKDLRQRAGFTG